One window from the genome of Bacillus weihaiensis encodes:
- the glmS gene encoding glutamine--fructose-6-phosphate transaminase (isomerizing), with product MCGIVGYIGNQDSKEILLKGLEKLEYRGYDSAGIATMNQDGVHIFKEKGRIAELREIVDGNVEATTGIGHTRWATHGEPSQLNAHPHQSVSTRFTIVHNGVIENYVQLKREFLQDVELKSDTDTEVVVQVIEKFIAKGLEVEEAFRQTLSILKGSYAIGLLDEQNPDVIYVAKNKSPLLIGLGDGSFNVIASDAMAMLQVTDQYVEIMDKEMVFVERETVIIKDLQGNVIERAPYKAELDASDIEKGTYPHYMLKEIDEQPLVTRRIIEKYRNENGEITVDHEIIDAVNASDRIYIIAAGTSYHAGLIGKQFIESWAKIPVEVHIASEFSYNMPLLSANPLFVFISQSGETADSRAVLVQIKELGHKSLTVTNVQGSTLSREADYTLLLHAGPEIAVASTKAYTAQLAVLSILAAVAAQGKGRTLEFDLTKELGIVANAMEVLCDQKEEMEAIAKEYFPTTRNAFFIGRSVDYYVGLEGALKLKEISYIQAEGFAGGELKHGTIALIEQGTPVIALATQEHVNLSIRGNVKEVVARGANPCIISMKGLEEEDDRFVLPTVHEQLSPLAAVIPLQLISYYAALHRDCDVDKPRNLAKSVTVE from the coding sequence AAAGAAAAAGGTCGTATTGCTGAATTACGTGAAATCGTAGATGGTAACGTAGAAGCTACAACAGGAATTGGACATACTCGCTGGGCAACTCATGGTGAGCCAAGTCAATTAAATGCACACCCACATCAAAGTGTATCTACTCGTTTTACAATTGTTCATAATGGTGTAATCGAAAACTATGTTCAATTAAAAAGAGAGTTCTTACAAGATGTAGAACTTAAAAGTGATACAGATACAGAAGTTGTTGTTCAAGTTATTGAGAAATTCATCGCAAAAGGATTAGAGGTTGAGGAAGCGTTCCGTCAAACGTTATCAATCTTAAAAGGTTCCTATGCAATTGGTTTATTAGATGAGCAAAATCCTGATGTGATTTATGTTGCGAAAAACAAAAGTCCACTTTTAATTGGTTTAGGTGATGGTAGCTTCAATGTTATTGCATCAGATGCAATGGCTATGCTACAAGTAACGGATCAATATGTTGAAATCATGGATAAAGAAATGGTTTTCGTTGAACGCGAAACGGTTATAATAAAAGATTTACAGGGTAATGTAATTGAACGTGCACCTTACAAAGCTGAGCTTGATGCTAGCGACATTGAAAAGGGCACATACCCTCACTACATGTTGAAAGAAATTGACGAGCAACCACTTGTTACAAGAAGAATTATCGAAAAATACCGTAATGAAAACGGCGAAATTACAGTTGATCATGAGATTATAGATGCGGTAAATGCTTCTGATCGTATTTACATCATTGCAGCGGGAACTAGCTATCATGCAGGTTTAATTGGAAAGCAATTCATTGAAAGCTGGGCTAAAATCCCTGTAGAAGTTCATATTGCAAGTGAATTCTCTTATAATATGCCATTACTATCGGCTAACCCTCTATTTGTCTTTATCTCACAAAGTGGAGAAACAGCGGATAGCCGTGCTGTTCTAGTTCAGATTAAAGAACTAGGTCATAAATCATTAACTGTAACAAATGTTCAAGGTTCTACGCTTTCTCGTGAAGCTGATTACACATTGCTTTTACATGCAGGTCCAGAAATTGCGGTAGCATCAACAAAAGCATACACAGCTCAGTTAGCGGTACTTTCAATCCTGGCAGCTGTAGCAGCACAAGGAAAAGGTCGTACGCTGGAATTCGATTTAACAAAAGAGCTAGGTATCGTTGCAAATGCAATGGAAGTTCTTTGTGATCAAAAAGAGGAAATGGAAGCTATTGCAAAAGAATACTTCCCAACAACACGCAATGCATTCTTCATCGGTCGTTCTGTTGACTATTATGTAGGATTAGAGGGTGCATTAAAGCTTAAAGAAATCTCTTATATTCAAGCGGAAGGCTTCGCTGGAGGAGAGCTTAAGCATGGTACAATTGCTCTAATCGAACAAGGAACACCTGTTATTGCACTAGCGACACAAGAGCATGTAAACTTAAGCATCCGTGGAAATGTTAAAGAGGTTGTTGCACGTGGTGCAAATCCATGTATCATTTCAATGAAGGGATTAGAAGAAGAAGACGATCGTTTTGTTCTTCCAACTGTTCATGAGCAGCTTTCACCATTAGCAGCTGTTATCCCATTACAATTAATTTCTTATTATGCAGCGTTACACCGTGATTGTGACGTAGATAAACCACGTAACCTAGCGAAGAGTGTAACAGTAGAATAA